Genomic DNA from Pelorhabdus rhamnosifermentans:
ACTTACAATCTCACTCCTCTAGAGGCCTTTATCCACGATTTCAAAGGCATTCGTGATAGCGAAGCCTCTTGGTTGAACCAAAGAAGCTCTGCAAAAGACGGCTAGCAGCCGCTCTTCGCAGAGCTCTTTTAATAACATTTTGGTACTTTTATAGAAATAAAAAAAGCCTTCCAAACAATAAGTTTGAAAAGCATTGATTTTGCTGGTGACCCACCCGCGGCTCGAACGCGGGACACCCTGATTAAAAGTCAGGTGCTCTACCAACTGAGCTAGTGGATCATGTCTCACAAGAAGTTATTATACAGATTTCAACAAGAAGTGTCAATGTTTTTTTCAAAAACAAAAGCCGTTACCTTTAAAAGATAACAGCCTTTGATTCTGATGACTAAAACAAGGGCTTCAAGATCATCGTTTGATCGCGATTTGGGCCAACCGAAACGATACCAAGCGGAATCTCAGCCACTTCGCTAAGGCGTTCAAGATATTTACGCGCATTGAGCGGTAAATCTTCATACTTACGAATTGCACAAGTTGAAGTCTTCCAACCAGCAAATTCTTCATAAACCGGCTCAACAGCAGCCAAAACCTTCAAGCTAGCCGGATATTCGCCAATAATTTCGCCTTTATATTTATAACCGACACATAACTTCAGTGTCTCAAGTTCGTCTAAAATATCCAATCGCGTAATAGCCATATAATCAATACCACTTAAGTGTCCCGCATAACGGACAACACAAGCATCCAACCAGCCGCAACGACGAGGCCGACCTGTTACTGTGCCATATTCATGACCTGTTTCGCGAATCTGATTGCCTATTTCGTCGTTTAGCTCTGTCGGGAAAGGTCCCTCGCCTACACGGGTATTATAAGCCTTCACAACTCCGATAATCTTGTCAAGCTTGCTAGGACCAACACCCGAACCCACACTGGCTCCACCAGCAATGGGATTCGAAGAAGTAACATAAGGATAAGTCCCGTGATCAAGATCAAGCATGGTGGCCTGAGCGCCTTCAAATAACACTTTCTTATCTGCTTTAATGGCCTTGCTCAGAATATAAGAAGTATCCGCAACATAAGGACGCAGGAAGTCGGCATAAGCCAAATATTCTTTTCTCACAGCTTCATACTCAAATCCTTCTACGCCGTAAACATTCTTCAGTAAATGATTTTTCGCGGCAATGTTCCGCTCTAATTTAGCACTAAATTCTTCTTCATCCATTAAATCAACGATACGAATGCCTACGCGAGCCATTTTATCCATATAACACGGACCAATGCCTCGTTTCGTTGTACCGATTTTAAATGCGCCACGCGCTTGTTCTTCCACTTCATCAAGCAACTGATGATAAGGCAGAATAACATGGGCCCGGTTGGAAATGCGCAGTGCCGAAGTATCAAATCCTTTGGCCTGCATGTTTTTAATCTCAGTAATAAGCGCACCCGGATCAATAACAACACCATTGCCAAGAATACAGGTTTTACCCTTATATAAAATTCCTGACGGCAATAATTGCAGCTTATGGGCCATTTCATTGACAACTACAGTATGACCAGCATTATTACCGCCTTGTGAACGAACAACAACATCTGCCTGTTCTGCTAAATAATCAACAACTTTCCCTTTTCCCTCATCGCCCCATTGCGTACCCATAACAACTACTGTTGACATATTCTCACCCTTTCTTCTAGAGACAAAATCTAGCCATAATTGTATCAATATATCTCAAATGATAATCATAATGAAGACACTCATCCACTTCATCCGATGTCAGATATTTGCTAATATCGGCACCCTTTTTTATATTTGTCTTGAAGTCAGCGCCTTCCATCCATTTCGTCATGGAATTGGTTGCACCCAGCGATAAGTTTCATCACGAGCAACACTCTTGCTTATTGAGACAATTAAAACTCTCAAAAAAACTTAATCATTCATTCTTACGGGATTACATGCATTTTATCCCTTAAATATCATATCATCTGTTTTTTTCAGTGTCAATAAAAAAGTCGAATATTATTTAATATTAACATATAAACGTTCGGATTTTTTCGTGAAAGACTGCCAAAAAAAAACGGCTCTACAGATTATTTTCTATAGAGCCGTTTCATTTATCATCCCTTTTTGCAAGAGCCGAATTTCGTTGAAGAACAACCTTTGCAACAACTGCAAGTCGTTTTCCCTTGTACCTCTTTCCATAATAACCGAATTACATAAAAAACAGCTAAAATACCCACACCAAATAAAATGATTTGTTCCATTTCTCCATCTCCTTAAATTCCAATGCCCAAGAACAGCCCTCCCTGGTAGACAATAAAGGCAAGTACCCAGGCCAGACTCGTCGTATAAGCTGAAGCAAAAATCGCCCATTTCCAAGAATTCGTTTCCCGTTTAATTGTTGCAACAGCCGCTAAACAAGGTGAATAAACCAGGCAGAAAACCATTAAAGTATAAGCAATAAGCGGATTAAATGCGGGGTCTGCTGCAAGTGCTGTTTGTAATGGCAATGTCTTTTCGCCGACATCACCAACACTATAAATGGTACCTAATGTTCCTACAACGACTTCTTTCGCTGAAAAGCCTGCAATAAGGGCAATGTTGATTTTCCAATCGAAACCTAGCGGAGCCATGACAGGTTCTAAAAATTTACCGATTGTCCCGGCATAACTTTGACCGATTTTTTCAGCACCCTTTTCTTTATCCAGTTCATCTTTCGCATCCTCTAAATCGCCTTTTAGTTCTGCATAATGATTGGCGCTTTCAAAGATTTCAGGCTGTTCTTCTTCAATCGTTTTTAAATCACTTTCTTGCTTCGCTGATAGAACGGCTAATTGGGAATCGTCATCATCAAGATCTTCGGTAGCCTTTTTAAAATCTTCCTGAACAGCTAAAATTTTATCGATTGTATCTTTCAGTGCATTATTTTCATCAATATTAGCTATATTTAGAGGCTCATTAATTTCTGTATTCACTCGCTGAGTAAATTGTACTTCTGCTTGCTCTGCAGCCGCTTCATAGTCTTTTGAATACTCCACATTGCTCGGGAAATTCGTCAAGAACCACATAATAATACTGACAGCTAAAATAATTGTTCCCGCTTTTTTCAAATACAGAACACTACGTTCCCACATATGAATGAAAACACTCTTGATTGTTGGCAGATGATAAGGCGGGAGTTCCATAATAAACGGCTCTGTTACACCTTTAAATAAGACCGACCGAAAAATACGCGCCATTAAAATAGCCAGTACAATTCCTAACAAATAAATAGAAAATAAGACATTTCCGGCAACATCGTCATGAAAAAATGCAGCAATTAAGACACTATAAATAGGTAACCGCGCACTACAACTCATAAGCGGTGAAACTAAAATCGTTACTAACCTGTCGCGAGGATTTTCAAGTGTCCGCGTTCCCATAATGGCCGGAACGCCGCAACCAAATCCTAGTAACAAGGGAATAAAAGATTTTCCATGCAGTCCAACCTTACGCATAATACGATCCATGACAAAAGCCGCCCGCGCCATATAGCCTGTGTCTTCCAATAATGAAATGGCTAAAAATAAAATTAAAATAAGCGGCAAAAATGAAATGACACTGCCAACACCGCCGAAAATTCCATCAACAATAAGTGATTTTAAATCGCCCTCAGGTAAAGCTTGACCGACGAGAGCACTCCCAACCTTAATTCCCTGTGCAAGCCAATCTTGCGGATACTTCCCCACGGTGAACACTAGGGTAAATACGATCCACATCATTCCTAAAAAGATGGGAATACCCAAAACACGATTGGTTAAAACTTTGTCAATCTTATCAGACAGCGTCACTGCATGTTCCGGTCTTCCTGAAACAGCCTGGCGATATAGGTCCCCAACAAACTGATAACGCAAAGTAGCAATGGTCATTTCCGGATCTTCATCGAAATCTTTTTGCAACGTTTCTCGCAATGTTTTGGCATGGGCTATGATGGCCGGCCCGCCCGCTACATTTTGAATACGCCCCATAATATCTTGATCATTTTCCAATAATTTTAGCGCCATCCACCGTATCGGATATTTTAAATCCTGACTTAAAGCGCTCAGCTGGTTTACTAATTCTTGAATCGGCTCTTCAATGGTTTTTCCATAGTCGATAGAAAAAGACCTTGCACTCTGCTGCGCGGCTTGTACGACAGATTCTAGCATTCTCTCAGTACCTTCGCCACGATTACCAATCATCCGTGCTACTGGCACAGACAGTTTTTCAGCCAGAATCTTATCCTGAATCATCAGCCCTTGTGATTCTGCCACATCAACCATATTGAGGGCCAAAACAAAGGGCCGCTCTAATTCCAACAGCTGAACAGCTAAATAAAGGTTCCGTTCCAAATTGGCCGCATCCAAAATATCGACGACAACATCCGGTTTTTCCTGAACAATGAAATCGCGTGCAACAACTTCTTCAGGCGAATACGTCGTTAAACTATAAGTACCAGGCAAATCGACTAGCAAAAGATCGTATTCCTTAAACCTGCGAGTTCCTTCTTTTTTTTCAACAGTCACTCCGGAATAATTCCCCACGTGTTGTCTGGACCCTGTTAAATTATTAAAAATCGTTGTTTTACCCGAATTAGGATTCCCGGCAAGGGCAATTCGTAGTTTTTTCGCTTCCATATCTTCGCTCCTTTAACTTTAAAGTTAGTTTTTCCTGACTTTTAACCGTAAAAAATATCTATTTTACATAAACCTGACAAGCCATACCTTGCTGAATCATCAGCCGCGTATCTTGAACCTTGAGTAATACTGTCGATGATGTACGTTGAAGAATTTGGATGATTGCACCAGGAAAAATCCCCAAATTAACGAGACGCATCCGTAGTTCATGAGGACCCTCAAGTGAGGAAACTGTAAAAGCTTCTCCAGATTTCGCCATAACTAGCGGCATAATAACTCCTCCTATAATCACTTTATAAGGCTACATCGACTTGGATACTTTCAGCTTCCGCCTTGCGTAGCGAGAGATTGAATCCTTTGGCCTTAATCTCCATGGGATCACCGAGTGGCGCAAATTTTTGAACCTGAATTGCTGTGCCTGGTGTAATGCCCATATCAAGCAGTCGCCTTTGTATCACGCCTGTTCCGATTATTTTATTAACCCTTCCCTGTTCGCCAGAACGTAATTGATTCAAAGCTTTAACCATGATTATCGCTCCTTTTTTTCTTCAAAATAATTCAATGCTGTTTTTCTCAGCGGCACTAATAAAATGATGATTGGCAATGCAGCAAGCGAGCTAATCACCTTGCTCCATGAAGCAAATAACTGATAATGATTATCAGTATCGATAAGATTATTGTATCTGCCTTTTACGGATTTGTCAATCCACATATTAACGTTACCTTGTGCAGTAAAAAGTGTAGCAGCCTATTACCGTATCAAAGCAATAGGCTGCTACACTTTTTCTGTGCTATATTCTTTATAAAATAGCTGCTATGAAAGTTTTGGCAAAGTATTTGCTGCATGCGGCATCAAATGAGTTGTTAAGTCTCTGCCTCGTTTCTGATAAGTCATCGTTAAGGCTTCAGCTAAGGTCTTCACGACAGTAATTCCGGCTTTTCTCAGTAATTTTGGATCAAGATCAGATACTAAAATAAAGTCAAATTTTTCAGCTGTTTCACAAAAATAATAACCCACATATTTTGAAATACTATAATCTTTGCGAAGAACCTTTTCCCGCTCCAATACCGTATCATAATTTAAAATCATATCTTGTACTTCAGCGTTACCACCCAACCCTTCGCGGCATTGTGTCATAACAATCAACGTACCACCCGGTTTCGCTGCTTCGCGTGCATTAATTACCGTTTTAATGGATTGATATAAATTAATATCCTTTGGATAGCCACCTGCTGATGCAACAACTAAATCGGCCTTTTCGGAAATCGGCACGCCGTCAATCGCATCAACGAGTTTACGTCCTGCGGCATGCGCATCTAAATAATGCCCGGCTACAGCACCTGCCAAATTGCCATCAGGTCCCATCACAACATTAAACATAAAAGTAGGACGAACAAAGCTGGCGGCCTCAACCATATCTAAATGAAGACGGTTCGTTTGAACATAACCGGATCGTACATCAGGATCAGCCCCTTCCCCCAGTGTATCATTAAGTGATAAAGCATGATTGGCCATAATGGTTTCATAAGAAGAAATCCCAGGAAGAATGTATTTTTTTCCGCCTGACCACCCAGCAAGAAAGTGGTAAACAATCCCGCCTGTAATGACGATATGATCACAGGACATCGCTGTCTTATTGACATAAACAGGTGTATGATAGGTTGTTTCACCTAAATAAACAAGGTTCTCCTTGTCATAGCAATCATGGTCGACTACGTCAAAGCGATCAGCTAAAACCGAACCTAGGAGCGAGCGATGTTCTTCTTTCGTTTGTTTCCGGTGTGATCCAAGAGCACTGATAAACAGAATATCCTCGTCTTTTACACCGCCGGCATGTAGTTCTTCTACAATGCGAAATAAATATTTATCTGTCTTTTGCCAAGTACGTGTTGCATCAGGGATCACGACACACACAGTTTCACCGGCATGAACCAATTCTTTCAGACGAGCACTGCCAATAGGATGCCGCAAAGCATCAAGAATAATTTCATCTTCCCCTTTTGTTACTTCAACAGGGCTACCTGTAATGACTTGCAACACTTTTTCTTCACTTATCTCTGCCTCCATAACAGAGTCGCCATAATTGAATACTATCTTTTTCACAACAAACGCCTACTTTCTTAACAATAATCATGACACTTAGTTTTCTGATTTAGCCAAAACAGGCGCGCCTTCTGCTACTGGCTCATCCTTCGTACCCCAATAGCTTGCAAGTAAGCTGCCACTAATATTTTGCCAGATACTACATAGAGCAGCAGGAAGGGCGGCCATCGGATCAAGATGAACCATGGCCAAGGCAACAGCCAATCCGGAATTTTCCATGCCAATTTCAAAAGTGAGAGCCCGTGCCTTTTTTTCGCCCATACGTACACCATGAGCAGCACCATAGCCAAATAATAACCCAATACCATTATGCAAAAACACTGCTAAGAGCAAAATAGATCCGACTGTCGCCAAGCGGCTGGCATTAACCGCCACAACAGATGTTAAAATAGTAATAATCAGAACAACCGAAACTGCCGGAACAACTTTGCTGACCTTTTCTACTACCGAACGCAAGAGCATCCTTAATACAACACCCGTCGCAACAGGCAACAGAACAATTTTGACAATTTCAACAAACAGGACGGTTACATTAATGGGAATAAAAGTTCCCGCTAATAGCAAAAACATATAGGGCGTAAGGACAGGCGCCAAAATGGTATTTACGCTCGAAACAGTGACCGATAAGGCCGTGTCTCCTTTAGCTATAAAAGACATCACATTCGATGCTGTTCCACTTGGACAGGTGCCAAGTAATACAACACCTGCTGCAAGAGCTGGCGGCAAACCAAGTACTTTCGCCACACAAAAACCTACAAAAGGCATAATTAAATAGCGGAAACCCACACCATATAAAACATCTTTGGGACGACTAAAAACTAATTTAAAATCATCGAATGACAGGGTAAGACCCATGCCTAACATAATAAGACCAAGTAAATAAGAAATATGAGGAACAATGGGCTTAAATGGCTCCGGTTCTACATAGGCAAGAACAGAAAAGACAATAATCCACAAAGTAAACTTCTCACAAATAAATTTTGCACCTTTTTCTAATACATTCATTCTTAAATCCCTCCATTAGGTAGATAATGAAATTTAAACAATAAAAAACCTCTTACCTCCTTGAACTAATCAAGGGGCAAGAGGTTAATCTCGCGGTACCACCCTTATTCATATGAGCGAATAATAAAAAGCTCATACATCTCTCATCAGGTCTAACAACCCTAGCAATATAACGGTTGCACTCACAAGGAGCTGTTTCCGGCGCGGCCTACTACAAACTTCAGCCTTGCAGTTCAGGAGTGATCAATTATATATTTCTGCTACCGGTTCACACCAACCACCGGTTCTCTGAAACAGATGCTATACAAATATCTCCATCACAACTTTTCATTCACACTATGCAATTCATTGATCCAATAAAATGTAACTTCGTAATGTAGTTACAAGTATACACGACAATAAAAGAATCTGTCAACCCCGAATTGCTATTCTTTCGATCTTTTTATCCCAATGACTCTTCAGTGTCCAAGGCAACAGCGGATTTTCCTTCAAGCACATGAACACCCACAAAGGTACCCAAACATACGAGCCATTCTAAAAAGATTACATGGGGGAAAATCCGAATTTGCGGTACTGTCTGCCACAAAATAAGCGTCACGACTCCGGCCACAATCGTATAAAAGGCCGCTGACTTGGAGCACATTTTAGGTGCATAAATTGTAAATAGCACTATCACACTAAAGCTTGCCGTCAAGCTGAGGGCGACCATTAAGGTTTTAATAATCCCACTAATAGTTAAAGCTAACACGAAAGTCATAAACCCAAAAATTACGACAGATAACTTGGTTATGAGTAAATATTTCTGCTCACTTACAGCCGGGTTAATCGACTTTTTATAAACATCTTGTGAAAATAGCGTCGCTGCACTTAAAAGAAGATTGGATGCCGCTGAAATATCAGCAGACCAGAGAGCAGCAAGCGTCAATCCGGCTAAAACAGGATTGAGCGTCATAATCGTTTGGGTCAAGGCCAGCGCACCTGTTGTTTCAGGGAACTGTACCTTGGCGGCAATCCCTAGCAAGGCACAAAGAAAACCGACAGGAATCATCATCAAGCCACCCCATAAAAAGCCATTACGGCTGGTGCGTGTATCTTTGGCGCCGAGTGAAATTTGAACAATACTCTGCAAGGAAAGATTAACTGTAATCATGACAGCAAACCAACTGACAATTTGCTGCCAACCCACGCCTTGAAACCAATCAAAATAAGGAATATCTGCGGGCAGTTGCTGCGCCATGGCTGTCAATCCACCTGATGTTCCTACTTGAATAATTGTTGCAAGGGTAATCCCCACGTAAATAAGGACAATATGGAGAAGGTTTGAAAGGCTTGCGGACCACATCCCCCCCACAAAAGTCACACTGATAAACACAATCGCACTTGTAATCATGCCTGTTTGAAAATCGAAAACATTCGGCAGTAAGGCATGAAGAATACTTCCCCCAGCAATATATTGCAAGGAAGTAATAATCAATTGAATGAATATCTGACAAATAACACCAGCGATCACGCCCTTTTTATCATAGTATTTACCAAGCAACTCGGGAATGGTGGAAATATGAAGCTGACGATATTTTTTCGCCAATAAAAGCCCCATCGTGATCGCACCTGCCGCCCAAGCCGCTGTATACCATCCAGCAGACAGGCCCACTTGATAGGCCTGCTCAGCCACACCAATCGTTGAGGCACCGCCAATAGCCAATCCAACGATAGAAACGGTAATGAGTGGTGTCGTCAATCTTCTACCAGCTAAAACATAGTTTTCTGTACTGCCTTTTGTACGACGATGACCATAAAGACCAATAAAGAATAAAGCAATAATATATAAAGCAACAATTAACAAGGGAATATTCATCGTGAACCCTCCTAAAATAGTGATCGTTATTTACTCTTATTCCGGATATAAGAATAAAAAAATCGCCCCAAAAAGGGACGATCAAATCGTGGTACCACCCAAAATTGATTTATTTAACCAAAAAAAATAGCACCTGCGATAAAGGGGCGAAAATATCGCGGTACCACCCTAGTTGATGAAAATAAACCTACTCTGACCTTTAACGGCGGTAAACCGTTCAAGCCTACTATTAATTTCAGCTCGCAGTTCAAGAAGGAACTTCATTATGCTCCTCAACTAGTTTACACCAACCACTAGCTCTCTGAATGAATACACATAACTACTCTTTCTATCATTACCTTTGACTCTATACACTTGTTATAGACATTATATGCAGAAATAAATACATCGTCAAGATAAAATTACACTTTTACAAAAAAAAAAAGAAAATAACAGAGCCTAACGGCCCCGTTATTAACTCGGTGTTTGTCTTGAAAGATCCACAAATTTCGTCCATTGCTTATGGAAAAAGAGCTGAATGCTGTCTACAGGTCCATTACGATGTTTCGCTACAATGACTTCCGTAATATTTTTCTTTTCCGTCTCAGGGTCATAATAATCCTCACGATAAAGGAAAGCCACAATATCGGCATCTTGCTCAAGTGAACCAGACTCACGTAAATCGCTCAGCATAGGCTTTTTAACCTGACGGGATTCTACACTTCGGCTAAGCTGCGAAAGAGCAATCACAGGTACATGAAGCTCGCGAGCCAGAGCCTTTAGTGAACGGGAAATCTCTGAAATCTCCTGCTGACGGTTTTCACTGCGTCCACTGCCGGAACTCCCCTGCATGAGTTGCAAATAATCGATAATAATAAGCGACAAATTATGCTCGATTTTTAAGCGCCTAGCCTTAGAACGCATTTCAAGCACCGTAATGCCTGCGGTATCATCAATGAAGATAGGCGCCGCCGATAAACGATCAGATGCCCGAACAAGTTTCGTCCAATCATTTTCTTCCAATTCACCGATTCTCAGCCGCTGAGCATCAATAGGTGCCTCAGCACAAAGCATACGCTGAACAAGCTGTTCTTTGGACATTTCCAAGGAAAAAAAGGCAACCGCTTTCTTTTCCTTAATGGCAATATGCTGCGCAATATTCAAGACAAAAGCCGTTTTACCCATACTGGGGCGAGCTGCAATTAAAATAAGATCAGAAGGCTGCAATCCGGAAGTAAGGCGATCTAAATCCTTAAACCCCGTAGGAAGACCTGTAATACCGCCTTTCGAAGCATAGAGCAGCTCAATTTTATTAAAGGCATCCATAACAATGGTATTAATGGGCGTAAAATCATGGCCCATTTTCCGACCGGATACTTCTAAAATTTTACGTTCTGCCTGATCGAGTATCTGCGCCGCATCTTCACTACCTTCATATCCCATGCCAGCAATTTCCGTAGCTGCATTAATGAGCAGCCTGAGAAGAGATTTTTCTTCCACAATACGGGCATGATAGATAACATTTGCTGCTGTCGGTACACTATTGGCCAAAGACGTAATATAAGAAATACCACCGACACTTTCAAGCTTATCTACTTTACGTAGATTTTCCGTTACTGTCACCATGTCAACGGCATCATTTTTATTAAACAAGTCCAAAATAGTCGTATAAATAAGCCGATGGGCTTCACGATAAAAATCTTCCGGTTGCAAAAACTCAGCAACTTTAGAAATAGCTTCTCTTTCTATCAGCATTGCGCCAATAACAGACTGCTCTGCCTCAACGTTTTGCGGGGGTACTCGGTCAATCACGTTTGGTTCCTCCCTGTGCTATCTCACTACGCACTTACCACGCTACTTTCTTCAAACAAAATAGCAATGGCTTCTTCTACCGTATCAACAGCACGAATATCCAAGCCCAAGTGCCCTTGTGCAAGATCTTTTTGATTTTCTTTTGGAATAACGAGGGTCGTAATACCGGCCTGTTTGGCACCATAGGCTTTTTCAAATACGCCGCCAACTGCCTTTACTTGCCCTTGAATACTAATTTCACCTGTTACAGCCACATCCTGCCGAACTTTCCGACCTGTAATCGCTGAAATGATGGCGGAAAGAATGGCCGTACCTGCTGAAGGACCATCAATATTTCCCCCGCCAATGACATTGACATGAATATCATAGTTCGACACATCTTCGCCCGTAATTTTTCGCACGACAGCTCCGGCATTAAACACAGAATCTTTAGCCATGCTGCCAGCTGTTTCATTAAAACGCATACTGCCCTTCCCCTTTTCGCTAGCAGGAAAAGAAACGGCTTCGATTTCAATGACAGACCCTAAATAACCAGCAACACCCAGCCCAAAGACCCGGCCAACTTGACCCGTTTTGGAAGCCTTATTATTCACATAGGGGCTCAGACGACTAACTTGTGTCACTTTATAAATATCAGCGGCTGTAATCATCATACTTTCTGTCTGCCCCTGATGTTGATAAAGAGCCAAACTGTAGGCATCGGACAACAAATTGACCGCTTTGCGACCTTCAATGGTGTACTCACTAATAATACGTGGTACCTCAGGCTCAATGGCAACAGCCAGTTTCTTAGCTG
This window encodes:
- the dnaB gene encoding replicative DNA helicase is translated as MIDRVPPQNVEAEQSVIGAMLIEREAISKVAEFLQPEDFYREAHRLIYTTILDLFNKNDAVDMVTVTENLRKVDKLESVGGISYITSLANSVPTAANVIYHARIVEEKSLLRLLINAATEIAGMGYEGSEDAAQILDQAERKILEVSGRKMGHDFTPINTIVMDAFNKIELLYASKGGITGLPTGFKDLDRLTSGLQPSDLILIAARPSMGKTAFVLNIAQHIAIKEKKAVAFFSLEMSKEQLVQRMLCAEAPIDAQRLRIGELEENDWTKLVRASDRLSAAPIFIDDTAGITVLEMRSKARRLKIEHNLSLIIIDYLQLMQGSSGSGRSENRQQEISEISRSLKALARELHVPVIALSQLSRSVESRQVKKPMLSDLRESGSLEQDADIVAFLYREDYYDPETEKKNITEVIVAKHRNGPVDSIQLFFHKQWTKFVDLSRQTPS
- a CDS encoding sodium:solute symporter family protein; this translates as MNIPLLIVALYIIALFFIGLYGHRRTKGSTENYVLAGRRLTTPLITVSIVGLAIGGASTIGVAEQAYQVGLSAGWYTAAWAAGAITMGLLLAKKYRQLHISTIPELLGKYYDKKGVIAGVICQIFIQLIITSLQYIAGGSILHALLPNVFDFQTGMITSAIVFISVTFVGGMWSASLSNLLHIVLIYVGITLATIIQVGTSGGLTAMAQQLPADIPYFDWFQGVGWQQIVSWFAVMITVNLSLQSIVQISLGAKDTRTSRNGFLWGGLMMIPVGFLCALLGIAAKVQFPETTGALALTQTIMTLNPVLAGLTLAALWSADISAASNLLLSAATLFSQDVYKKSINPAVSEQKYLLITKLSVVIFGFMTFVLALTISGIIKTLMVALSLTASFSVIVLFTIYAPKMCSKSAAFYTIVAGVVTLILWQTVPQIRIFPHVIFLEWLVCLGTFVGVHVLEGKSAVALDTEESLG
- the feoB gene encoding ferrous iron transport protein B, which produces MEAKKLRIALAGNPNSGKTTIFNNLTGSRQHVGNYSGVTVEKKEGTRRFKEYDLLLVDLPGTYSLTTYSPEEVVARDFIVQEKPDVVVDILDAANLERNLYLAVQLLELERPFVLALNMVDVAESQGLMIQDKILAEKLSVPVARMIGNRGEGTERMLESVVQAAQQSARSFSIDYGKTIEEPIQELVNQLSALSQDLKYPIRWMALKLLENDQDIMGRIQNVAGGPAIIAHAKTLRETLQKDFDEDPEMTIATLRYQFVGDLYRQAVSGRPEHAVTLSDKIDKVLTNRVLGIPIFLGMMWIVFTLVFTVGKYPQDWLAQGIKVGSALVGQALPEGDLKSLIVDGIFGGVGSVISFLPLILILFLAISLLEDTGYMARAAFVMDRIMRKVGLHGKSFIPLLLGFGCGVPAIMGTRTLENPRDRLVTILVSPLMSCSARLPIYSVLIAAFFHDDVAGNVLFSIYLLGIVLAILMARIFRSVLFKGVTEPFIMELPPYHLPTIKSVFIHMWERSVLYLKKAGTIILAVSIIMWFLTNFPSNVEYSKDYEAAAEQAEVQFTQRVNTEINEPLNIANIDENNALKDTIDKILAVQEDFKKATEDLDDDDSQLAVLSAKQESDLKTIEEEQPEIFESANHYAELKGDLEDAKDELDKEKGAEKIGQSYAGTIGKFLEPVMAPLGFDWKINIALIAGFSAKEVVVGTLGTIYSVGDVGEKTLPLQTALAADPAFNPLIAYTLMVFCLVYSPCLAAVATIKRETNSWKWAIFASAYTTSLAWVLAFIVYQGGLFLGIGI
- a CDS encoding adenylosuccinate synthase, whose amino-acid sequence is MSTVVVMGTQWGDEGKGKVVDYLAEQADVVVRSQGGNNAGHTVVVNEMAHKLQLLPSGILYKGKTCILGNGVVIDPGALITEIKNMQAKGFDTSALRISNRAHVILPYHQLLDEVEEQARGAFKIGTTKRGIGPCYMDKMARVGIRIVDLMDEEEFSAKLERNIAAKNHLLKNVYGVEGFEYEAVRKEYLAYADFLRPYVADTSYILSKAIKADKKVLFEGAQATMLDLDHGTYPYVTSSNPIAGGASVGSGVGPSKLDKIIGVVKAYNTRVGEGPFPTELNDEIGNQIRETGHEYGTVTGRPRRCGWLDACVVRYAGHLSGIDYMAITRLDILDELETLKLCVGYKYKGEIIGEYPASLKVLAAVEPVYEEFAGWKTSTCAIRKYEDLPLNARKYLERLSEVAEIPLGIVSVGPNRDQTMILKPLF
- a CDS encoding FeoA family protein, producing the protein MPLVMAKSGEAFTVSSLEGPHELRMRLVNLGIFPGAIIQILQRTSSTVLLKVQDTRLMIQQGMACQVYVK
- a CDS encoding FeoA family protein — encoded protein: MVKALNQLRSGEQGRVNKIIGTGVIQRRLLDMGITPGTAIQVQKFAPLGDPMEIKAKGFNLSLRKAEAESIQVDVAL
- the larA gene encoding nickel-dependent lactate racemase, with amino-acid sequence MKKIVFNYGDSVMEAEISEEKVLQVITGSPVEVTKGEDEIILDALRHPIGSARLKELVHAGETVCVVIPDATRTWQKTDKYLFRIVEELHAGGVKDEDILFISALGSHRKQTKEEHRSLLGSVLADRFDVVDHDCYDKENLVYLGETTYHTPVYVNKTAMSCDHIVITGGIVYHFLAGWSGGKKYILPGISSYETIMANHALSLNDTLGEGADPDVRSGYVQTNRLHLDMVEAASFVRPTFMFNVVMGPDGNLAGAVAGHYLDAHAAGRKLVDAIDGVPISEKADLVVASAGGYPKDINLYQSIKTVINAREAAKPGGTLIVMTQCREGLGGNAEVQDMILNYDTVLEREKVLRKDYSISKYVGYYFCETAEKFDFILVSDLDPKLLRKAGITVVKTLAEALTMTYQKRGRDLTTHLMPHAANTLPKLS
- a CDS encoding FeoB-associated Cys-rich membrane protein, producing MEQIILFGVGILAVFYVIRLLWKEVQGKTTCSCCKGCSSTKFGSCKKG
- a CDS encoding bile acid:sodium symporter family protein, which gives rise to MNVLEKGAKFICEKFTLWIIVFSVLAYVEPEPFKPIVPHISYLLGLIMLGMGLTLSFDDFKLVFSRPKDVLYGVGFRYLIMPFVGFCVAKVLGLPPALAAGVVLLGTCPSGTASNVMSFIAKGDTALSVTVSSVNTILAPVLTPYMFLLLAGTFIPINVTVLFVEIVKIVLLPVATGVVLRMLLRSVVEKVSKVVPAVSVVLIITILTSVVAVNASRLATVGSILLLAVFLHNGIGLLFGYGAAHGVRMGEKKARALTFEIGMENSGLAVALAMVHLDPMAALPAALCSIWQNISGSLLASYWGTKDEPVAEGAPVLAKSEN